Proteins encoded by one window of Kineococcus endophyticus:
- the treS gene encoding maltose alpha-D-glucosyltransferase — protein MDTPEVETDTAEVELVEHEPSEITYDEQRYPARPRALRRPRPQARLRGTDAPPRPEAGEGPADGSNPEYVRWLLVQSMLADAEKISRQFSGKASMWQNPYAKPDPRRAVDTAAVWFTAYPISLVTRAGRSFLGSLGDPDLWQAFQRIGIDAVHTGPVKAAGGLDGWRQTPSVDGHFDRISTEIDPMFGTEGEFRHLCEVAADHDGSVIDDIVPGHTGKGADFRLAEMAYEDYPGIYHMVEIPQEHWELLPDVPPGHDAANLDAGSEAALSELGFIIGQLQRVIFYAPGIKETNWSATREVVGVDGVTRRWVYLHYFKQGQPSVNWLDPSFAGMKLVIGDALHSLGDLGTSALRLDANGFLGVEKSVEGPAWSEGHPLSEAANHLIAGMVRKVGGFTFQELNLTIEDIRDTSEVGADLSYDFITRPGCQHAVATGDTEFLRLCLRQALELGVDPASLVHALQNHDELTYELVHWATRHCEDEYEFRGATVTGGTLAETIRADLVERLTGDNGPYNLVFTTNGIACTSASVIAASRGHRDLDSLTEDDVEQIKRAHLLMAMFNAWQPGVFALSGWDLLGMLPLPVESVKPLLTSGDTRWIERAGHDLMGVAPEATMSASGIPVGRSLYGTIPEQLQDDNSFASKLSQVLAVRRDNRIATARQIDIPPVAHPSMLVMVHELDPADHGGRTALQVTVLNFGSETIEGSVRSEHFTPRVPVTDLSNGGEIGWVDDLKSFGVWLKPYAGLSLLLRENEPEDDVRRPEGR, from the coding sequence AGGTCGAGACGGACACCGCAGAGGTCGAGCTGGTCGAGCACGAGCCGAGCGAGATCACGTACGACGAGCAGCGCTACCCGGCCCGCCCGCGGGCCCTGCGCCGTCCCCGCCCGCAGGCGCGGTTGCGCGGCACCGACGCGCCGCCCCGGCCCGAGGCGGGGGAGGGCCCGGCCGACGGGTCGAACCCGGAGTACGTGCGGTGGCTCCTCGTGCAGTCGATGCTCGCCGACGCGGAGAAGATCAGCCGCCAGTTCTCCGGCAAGGCGAGCATGTGGCAGAACCCGTACGCCAAGCCCGACCCGCGCCGAGCCGTCGACACGGCCGCGGTGTGGTTCACGGCGTACCCCATCTCCCTCGTGACGCGCGCCGGCCGGTCGTTCCTCGGCTCCCTGGGCGACCCGGACCTGTGGCAGGCGTTCCAGCGCATCGGCATCGACGCCGTGCACACCGGCCCGGTGAAGGCCGCCGGCGGGCTCGACGGCTGGCGCCAGACCCCCAGCGTCGACGGCCACTTCGACCGGATCTCCACCGAGATCGACCCGATGTTCGGGACCGAGGGGGAGTTCCGCCACCTGTGCGAGGTGGCGGCCGACCACGACGGCAGCGTCATCGACGACATCGTCCCCGGGCACACCGGCAAGGGTGCGGACTTCCGCCTGGCCGAGATGGCCTACGAGGACTACCCCGGGATCTACCACATGGTGGAGATCCCGCAGGAGCACTGGGAACTGCTGCCCGACGTCCCGCCCGGGCACGACGCCGCGAACCTGGACGCCGGTTCCGAGGCGGCGCTGTCCGAGCTCGGGTTCATCATCGGCCAGCTGCAGCGCGTCATCTTCTACGCGCCCGGCATCAAGGAGACGAACTGGTCGGCGACCCGCGAGGTCGTCGGCGTCGACGGTGTCACGCGGCGCTGGGTCTACCTGCACTACTTCAAGCAGGGCCAGCCGTCGGTGAACTGGCTCGACCCCTCCTTCGCGGGGATGAAGCTGGTCATCGGTGACGCGCTGCACTCCCTGGGCGACCTCGGGACGAGCGCACTCCGCCTGGACGCCAACGGTTTCCTGGGGGTGGAGAAGAGCGTCGAAGGCCCGGCCTGGTCCGAGGGGCACCCGTTGTCCGAGGCGGCGAACCACCTCATCGCGGGGATGGTCCGCAAGGTCGGGGGGTTCACGTTCCAGGAGCTGAACCTGACGATCGAGGACATCCGCGACACCTCCGAGGTCGGCGCGGACCTGTCGTACGACTTCATCACCCGTCCCGGCTGCCAGCACGCGGTCGCGACCGGCGACACGGAGTTCCTGCGGCTGTGCCTGCGCCAGGCGCTCGAACTGGGCGTCGACCCCGCCTCCCTCGTGCACGCGCTGCAGAACCACGACGAGCTGACGTACGAACTGGTCCACTGGGCCACCCGGCACTGCGAGGACGAGTACGAGTTCCGCGGGGCGACCGTCACGGGCGGGACGCTCGCCGAGACGATCCGGGCCGACCTCGTCGAACGCCTCACGGGGGACAACGGCCCCTACAACCTCGTCTTCACCACGAACGGCATCGCCTGCACCAGCGCGAGCGTCATCGCCGCCAGCCGGGGCCACCGCGACCTCGACAGCCTCACCGAGGACGACGTCGAGCAGATCAAGCGGGCCCACCTGCTGATGGCGATGTTCAACGCCTGGCAGCCGGGGGTCTTCGCCCTGTCCGGCTGGGACCTGCTGGGCATGCTGCCGCTGCCGGTCGAGAGCGTGAAACCCCTCCTCACCTCGGGGGACACGCGCTGGATCGAGCGCGCCGGGCACGACCTCATGGGCGTCGCCCCCGAGGCGACGATGTCGGCCTCGGGCATCCCCGTCGGGCGCTCGCTCTACGGCACCATCCCCGAGCAGCTGCAGGACGACAACTCGTTCGCCAGCAAGCTGTCCCAGGTGCTCGCGGTCCGCCGCGACAACCGCATCGCGACGGCCCGGCAGATCGACATCCCGCCGGTCGCCCACCCGAGCATGCTCGTCATGGTCCACGAGCTGGACCCGGCCGACCACGGCGGCCGCACCGCCCTGCAGGTGACGGTCCTGAACTTCGGGTCCGAGACGATCGAGGGCTCGGTGCGCTCGGAGCACTTCACCCCGCGGGTGCCGGTCACGGACCTGTCCAACGGCGGCGAGATCGGCTGGGTCGACGACCTCAAGAGCTTCGGCGTCTGGCTCAAGCCCTACGCCGGGTTGTCGCTCCTGCTGCGGGAGAACGAGCCCGAGGACGACGTCAGGCGTCCTGAGGGACGTTGA